From a single Thermodesulfobacteriota bacterium genomic region:
- a CDS encoding FKBP-type peptidyl-prolyl cis-trans isomerase has translation MKIAKGIKLLSETQGEGEIAKPADRVSYNCRISLNNGDEVRFLENQSDNLKTRELIAAVRLTLIGMKVGGYRKVKASPHLAYGKEGIEGLIPANAVLVIELWLTKVSNNNI, from the coding sequence GTGAAAATTGCCAAAGGTATAAAACTTCTTAGTGAAACACAAGGCGAAGGTGAAATTGCTAAACCTGCTGACCGAGTTAGTTACAACTGTAGGATATCACTCAATAATGGCGATGAAGTTCGATTCCTCGAAAATCAGTCAGACAATCTTAAAACCAGGGAATTGATAGCAGCTGTGAGGCTTACTTTGATTGGAATGAAAGTAGGTGGATACAGGAAAGTAAAGGCTAGCCCGCATCTAGCTTACGGGAAAGAGGGGATAGAAGGTCTAATACCTGCAAATGCTGTATTAGTAATTGAATTGTGGCTGACAA